Proteins encoded in a region of the Marmota flaviventris isolate mMarFla1 chromosome 3, mMarFla1.hap1, whole genome shotgun sequence genome:
- the LOC114087453 gene encoding olfactory receptor 6C70-like, protein MKNHSRQIEFILLGLTDNSQLQIVIFLFLLLNYMLSIMGNLTITVLTLLDSHLKTPMYFLLRNFSFLEISFTTTCIPKFLITIVTREKTISYNDCISQLFFYIFLGTTEFFLLATMSYDRYVAICKPLHYTSIMNNKVCLQLVLGSWATGFLVVFPPLILGLDLDFCASNIIDHFLCDISPVLQLSCSDTHLLELIAFFIAMITLIVTLLLVILSYAHIIKTILKFPSAQQKKKAFSTCSSHIIVVSITYCSCIFIYIKPSSNERVTLCKWIAVLNTSVAPMLNPFIYTLRNQQVKQAFRAGFKKILTALEK, encoded by the coding sequence atgaagaaccaTTCAAGACAGATAGAATTCATCCTCCTGGGATTGACGGATAATTCACAGTTACAGATtgtgattttcttatttctacttctaaattacatgttgagtataATGGGAAACTTGACTATCACTGTTCTCACTCTGCTGGATTCCCATCTCAAGACTCCAATGTACTTTTTACTCCGTAATTTCTCTTTCCTGGAAATTTCATTCACAACTACTTGCATCCCCAAATTCCTAATCACCATTGTAACTAGGGAAAAGACTATTTCTTATAATGATTGCATATCTCAGTTGTTTTTTTACATATTCTTGGGGACTACAGAATTTTTTCTTCTGGCTACCAtgtcctatgaccgctatgttGCCATCTGCAAACCCTTGCATTATACATCCATCATGAACAACAAAGTTTGCCTTCAGCTTGTCCTGGGTTCTTGGGCAACAGGATTCCtggttgtttttcctcctctgattttGGGTCTTGACTTGGATTTCTGTGCTTCAAATAttattgatcatttcctttgTGACATTTCTCCTGTATTACAACTTTCTTGCTCAGACACACATTTACTAGAACTGATAGCTTTTTTCATAGCTATGATAACACTCATTGTCACATTATTATTAGTGATTCTTTCCTATGCTCACATCATCAAGACAATTCTCAAATTCCCTTCagctcagcaaaagaaaaaagccttTTCCACTTGCTCTTCTCACATTATTGTTGTCTCCATCACTTATTGCAGCTGCATATTCATCTACATAAAGCCATCATCAAATGAAAGAGTTACTTTATGCAAATGGATAGCTGTGCTCAACACTTCAGTTGCCCCTATGTTGAATCCATTCATTTACACTCTAAGGAATCAGCAAGTGAAACAAGCCTTCAGAGCAGGATTTAAAAAGATACTTActgctttagaaaaataa
- the LOC114087343 gene encoding olfactory receptor 6C2, translating to MRNHTAVTTFILLGLTDDPKLQIVLFIFLLLTYMLSVTGNLTIITLTLVDPHLKTPMYFFLRNFSFLEVSFTTVCIPRFLYSLSTGDNTVSYNACATQIFFVFLFGATEFFLLAAMSYDRYVAICKPLHYMTIMNNRVCTLLVLFCWVAGLMIIVPPLNVGLQLEFCDSNAIDHFSCDASPLLKISCSDTWVLEQMVIIVAVFALIITLVCVVLSYTYIIRTILRFPSVQQRKKAFSTCSSHMIVVSITYGSCIFIYIKPSAKEEVAINKGVSILTTSVAPLLNPFIYTLRNKQVKLAFNDSIKKIVFLSKK from the coding sequence ATGAGGAACCACACAGCAGTAACCACTTTCATCCTGCTGGGACTGACGGATGACCCAAAACTGCAAATTGTGCTTTTTATCTTCCTGTTGCTCACCTACATGTTGAGTGTAACAGGGAACCTGACTATTATCACCCTCACATTGGTGGATCCCCATCTTAAGACAcctatgtacttcttcctcagaaACTTTTCCTTCCTAGAAGTTTCATTTACTACTGTCTGTATCCCTCGATTCCTGTACAGTTTATCAACTGGAGACAATACTGTTTCCTACAATGCTTGTGCaactcaaatattttttgtttttctctttggagCAACAGAATTTTTTCTCCTGGCAGCCATGTCCTAtgatcgctatgtggccatctgtaaacCCCTTCATTATATGACCATCATGAACAACAGAGTGTGCACCTTATTAGTCCTCTTCTGCTGGGTAGCTGGCTTGATGATTATTGTCCCACCCCTAAATGTAGGTCTCCAGCTTGAATTCTGTGATTCTAATGCCATTGATCATTTCAGCTGTGATGCAAGTCCCCTCCTAAAGATCTCATGCTCAGACACATGGGTACTAGAACAGATGGTTATCATTGTGGCTGTATTTGCCCTCATTATTACCCTAGTCTGTGTGGTTCTGTCCTACACATACATCATCAGGACCATTCTGAGATTCCCCTCTGTTCAGCAAAGGAAAAAGGCCTTTTCCACCTGCTCATCCCACATGATTGTGGTATCCATCACCTATGGCAGCTGCATCTTCATCTACATCAAGCCTTCAGCAAAGGAAGAGGTGGCCATAAATAAAGGAGTTTCAATTCTCACTACTTCTGTAGCGCCCTTGTTGAACCCTTTCATTTACACCTTGAGGAACAAACAAGTGAAACTCGCTTTCAATGACTCCATAAAGAAGATTGTGTTTCTCTCAAAGAAGTAG